One genomic window of Pseudoxanthomonas sp. includes the following:
- a CDS encoding LysR family transcriptional regulator: MPLERLEKRVYNAICHFRIESMQMKAMDVDAVRAFLLAADLKSFTRAADVLGTTQSAISLKLRRLEDQLGRRLLERTPRHVRLSAEGQAFQEVARDLVLSHDRAVAAFEVEQRRLAIGINQQLVGSELPFLLRRLRDHDPGLRVEVRIAGTRELLQSQEQGELDAALVLRSDERGKRGRVVFAEPFAWFAAAGWEWRAGQPLPLATQGESCSIRAEAVRALDRAGIAWHEVFVGKGAAILGAAAVAGLAVAVMARRAAPLAAVDVGTRLSLPSIRSQEVMLYSNLRDRRTREALRVLTLAFQ, from the coding sequence ATGCCGCTTGAACGATTAGAAAAACGTGTCTACAACGCTATCTGTCATTTCAGAATCGAATCCATGCAGATGAAAGCGATGGACGTGGACGCGGTCAGGGCGTTCCTGCTGGCCGCAGACCTGAAGAGCTTCACCCGCGCCGCCGACGTGCTGGGTACCACCCAGTCGGCGATCAGCCTCAAGCTGCGGCGCCTGGAGGACCAGCTTGGCCGTCGCCTGCTGGAACGCACGCCGCGCCACGTGCGTTTGTCTGCCGAGGGACAGGCCTTCCAGGAGGTTGCGCGCGATCTGGTCTTGTCCCATGACCGCGCCGTGGCGGCCTTCGAGGTTGAACAGCGCCGGCTGGCGATCGGCATCAACCAGCAGCTGGTCGGCAGCGAACTCCCGTTCCTGCTGCGACGGCTGCGCGATCACGACCCGGGCTTGCGGGTCGAGGTGCGCATCGCCGGCACCAGGGAGCTCCTGCAAAGCCAGGAACAAGGCGAACTCGATGCCGCGCTGGTGTTGCGTTCGGACGAGCGCGGCAAGCGTGGCAGGGTGGTATTCGCCGAGCCCTTTGCGTGGTTCGCCGCGGCAGGCTGGGAGTGGCGTGCCGGGCAGCCACTGCCGTTGGCCACGCAGGGCGAGTCGTGCAGCATCCGTGCCGAGGCGGTCCGCGCGCTGGATCGGGCTGGCATCGCATGGCACGAGGTTTTTGTCGGCAAGGGCGCCGCGATCCTGGGCGCCGCTGCTGTCGCCGGGCTTGCGGTCGCAGTGATGGCGCGGCGTGCGGCGCCGCTGGCGGCGGTCGATGTCGGCACGCGCCTGTCGCTGCCGTCGATCCGTTCGCAGGAGGTGATGCTCTACAGCAACCTGCGCGATCGGCGCACGCGCGAGGCGCTGCGTGTCCTCACGCTGGCCTTCCAATAA
- a CDS encoding glucose 1-dehydrogenase yields the protein MSKLAGKVAVVTGASKGIGAGIALALAAEGASVVVNYASSRSGADAVVARIIQAGGQAVAVQADVSQLDQAQSLVAAAVEHFGQLDILVNNSGVYEVAPLEDISAAHFRRQFDVNVLGLLQVTQAASGHLGQGGSIINIGSIVSTITPPGMAVYSATKGAVDAITGVLARELGPRGIRVNSVNPGMVDTEGAQAAGFIGSEFQSQIVAQTPLGRIGSPDDIASVAVFLASDDAAWLTGELVKAGGGYR from the coding sequence ATGAGCAAGCTCGCAGGTAAGGTGGCCGTGGTCACGGGTGCGTCCAAGGGCATTGGTGCCGGGATCGCGCTGGCCCTGGCGGCGGAAGGCGCATCGGTCGTCGTCAACTACGCGTCCAGTCGCAGCGGCGCCGACGCGGTGGTCGCGCGCATCATCCAGGCCGGTGGTCAGGCGGTGGCCGTCCAGGCCGATGTGTCACAGCTCGATCAGGCCCAGTCGCTGGTGGCGGCGGCGGTGGAACACTTCGGCCAGCTCGACATCCTGGTCAACAACTCCGGGGTTTACGAAGTGGCGCCGCTTGAGGACATCAGCGCAGCGCACTTCCGACGACAGTTCGACGTGAATGTGCTGGGTCTGCTGCAGGTCACGCAGGCCGCGTCCGGGCACCTGGGCCAGGGCGGGAGCATCATCAACATCGGCTCGATCGTCAGCACCATCACCCCGCCGGGCATGGCCGTCTACTCGGCCACCAAGGGTGCTGTGGATGCCATCACCGGCGTGCTGGCGCGTGAGTTGGGCCCGCGCGGCATCCGCGTCAACAGCGTCAACCCAGGCATGGTGGATACCGAAGGCGCGCAGGCGGCCGGATTCATCGGCTCGGAGTTCCAGTCGCAGATCGTCGCGCAGACACCGCTGGGCCGCATCGGTAGCCCGGACGACATCGCTTCGGTGGCGGTGTTCCTGGCCTCCGACGATGCCGCTTGGCTCACTGGCGAGCTGGTCAAGGCTGGCGGCGGCTACAGATAA
- a CDS encoding lipocalin-like domain-containing protein: MHPITGALVAMLAGLAARDAQVPTPVFPLQGTWTLVAADKRLADGATVRDYGEHPKGRLMVDAQGRYSLQIFKSERLRFASDSKVDGSPDAFSSAVMGSSTHYGTLTLDEHAGLLVFSIEGASFPNWESTVQRRQYTLDGAELRYQVPPRADGSIPISVWRRLE, translated from the coding sequence ATGCATCCAATCACTGGCGCGCTCGTCGCGATGCTAGCCGGGCTCGCGGCACGTGATGCGCAGGTGCCCACGCCCGTGTTCCCGCTACAGGGCACCTGGACCCTGGTCGCCGCCGACAAACGCCTGGCCGATGGCGCGACGGTGCGCGATTACGGGGAACACCCCAAAGGCAGGCTCATGGTTGACGCGCAGGGTCGCTATTCGTTGCAGATCTTCAAGTCCGAACGCCTGCGCTTTGCCAGTGACAGCAAGGTCGATGGCAGCCCCGACGCCTTCAGTTCCGCGGTGATGGGCAGCAGCACCCATTACGGCACGCTGACGCTCGACGAGCATGCCGGCCTGCTGGTTTTCTCGATCGAAGGCGCGTCGTTCCCCAACTGGGAAAGCACGGTCCAGCGGCGTCAATACACGCTCGACGGCGCGGAGCTGCGTTACCAGGTACCGCCCAGGGCGGATGGGAGCATCCCCATTTCAGTGTGGCGCCGACTCGAGTGA
- a CDS encoding rRNA pseudouridine synthase: protein MPDPIRLDKCVAALASCSRNEAQQYIEGGWVSVDGTVTEEPQALVTPEQVALASDAQLGEIEPATLLLHKPAGLSVEAAIALVTPDTRSATDMTGIRLLKRHLRRLNPLMPLEDAASGLLVLSQDGRVIRRLTDDANSIEQEFVVEVSGELVPYGMARLANGLIYQQRMLPPCKVSWQNEERLRFAIKHVQPGQLQSMCREVGLEVVSLRRLRIGSIPMGKIDAGQWRYLPAGTRF from the coding sequence ATGCCCGACCCCATCCGCCTGGACAAATGCGTCGCCGCGCTGGCCAGTTGCTCGCGCAACGAGGCCCAGCAATACATCGAAGGTGGCTGGGTCAGCGTGGACGGCACGGTCACCGAGGAGCCACAGGCGCTGGTGACGCCCGAACAGGTGGCGCTGGCTTCCGATGCACAGCTGGGCGAGATCGAGCCAGCCACGCTGCTGCTGCACAAGCCAGCGGGCCTGAGCGTAGAAGCAGCCATCGCGCTGGTGACACCGGACACGCGCAGCGCGACCGACATGACCGGCATCCGCCTGTTGAAGCGTCACCTGCGCCGCCTGAATCCGCTGATGCCGCTGGAAGATGCGGCCAGCGGCCTGCTGGTGCTGAGCCAGGACGGCCGCGTGATCCGCCGGCTCACCGACGATGCCAATTCGATCGAACAGGAATTCGTGGTCGAAGTCAGCGGCGAACTGGTGCCTTATGGCATGGCCCGGCTTGCGAACGGCTTGATCTACCAGCAGCGCATGTTGCCGCCGTGCAAGGTCAGCTGGCAGAACGAAGAGCGCCTGCGCTTTGCGATCAAGCACGTGCAGCCAGGTCAGCTGCAGTCCATGTGTCGCGAGGTTGGACTGGAAGTTGTCAGCCTGCGACGCCTGCGGATCGGCAGCATTCCGATGGGGAAGATCGACGCCGGCCAATGGCGTTACCTGCCGGCAGGCACGCGTTTCTAG
- a CDS encoding SPFH domain-containing protein has product MGLVQAVVGSVGGVLADQWKDFYTIPEGLPSTAALFAAVPQGTNAGRGSNTKGSSNIITNGSKIVVPEGYGLLLFQDGKITGFAAEAGGYEWRSDDLNSTSIYAGDGLLASLVKASWERFKFGGQPGAQQAAYFVSLKELPDNRFGTQSEIYWDDGFLNTQVGAVTRGSYTLKILDPILFVKNFVPAAYLQPGQVFDFTDLDNAAASQLFNEVVGSLAPAFSLYSNDPGKGNRITKLQQDSLGFAKSLSDAVEAGYQWKSDRGLAIVKTAIVSIEYDANTRELLKTVQRADALSGSRGNSNLQASVAQGMQSAGEHGGAAGLVGLGMASGMAGGIGSLQQPATPAAPAADDPVAKLKKAKEMLDLGLITQGDYDALKAKALGL; this is encoded by the coding sequence ATGGGTCTTGTACAGGCAGTGGTGGGATCGGTGGGTGGCGTGCTGGCCGACCAGTGGAAGGATTTCTACACTATCCCCGAGGGCCTGCCGTCGACGGCGGCGCTGTTCGCGGCGGTGCCGCAGGGCACCAACGCCGGGCGCGGTTCGAACACCAAGGGTTCGTCGAACATCATCACCAACGGCTCCAAGATCGTCGTGCCCGAAGGCTACGGCCTGCTGTTGTTCCAGGACGGCAAGATCACCGGCTTCGCGGCCGAGGCCGGTGGCTATGAATGGCGCTCGGACGACCTCAATTCCACCTCGATCTATGCTGGCGATGGGCTGCTTGCCTCGCTGGTCAAGGCGAGCTGGGAGCGCTTCAAGTTCGGTGGCCAGCCGGGCGCGCAGCAGGCGGCATATTTCGTCTCGCTGAAGGAGTTGCCGGACAACCGTTTCGGCACCCAGTCGGAAATCTACTGGGACGACGGTTTCCTCAATACCCAGGTTGGCGCGGTCACGCGCGGCTCGTACACGCTGAAGATCCTCGACCCGATCCTGTTCGTGAAGAACTTCGTGCCGGCCGCTTACCTGCAGCCGGGCCAGGTATTCGACTTCACCGACCTGGACAACGCCGCGGCCAGCCAGCTGTTCAACGAAGTGGTGGGTTCGCTCGCGCCGGCCTTCAGCCTGTACAGCAACGATCCCGGCAAGGGCAACCGAATCACCAAGCTGCAGCAGGATTCGCTCGGCTTTGCCAAGAGCCTGTCCGATGCGGTGGAAGCCGGTTACCAGTGGAAGTCCGACCGCGGCCTGGCCATCGTCAAGACGGCCATCGTGTCGATCGAATACGACGCCAACACCCGCGAGCTGCTCAAGACCGTGCAGCGCGCCGATGCGCTGTCCGGTTCGCGCGGCAACTCCAACCTGCAGGCCAGCGTGGCCCAGGGCATGCAATCGGCCGGCGAACACGGTGGCGCGGCGGGGCTGGTCGGCTTGGGGATGGCATCGGGCATGGCCGGCGGCATCGGCAGCCTGCAGCAGCCGGCCACCCCGGCCGCGCCCGCGGCTGACGATCCGGTGGCCAAGCTGAAGAAGGCCAAGGAGATGCTGGACCTGGGCCTGATCACGCAGGGCGACTACGACGCGCTCAAGGCCAAGGCGCTGGGCCTGTAA
- a CDS encoding GGDEF domain-containing protein, whose product MDSTLYLEHVRAMLRRSTTSLQVVAIIAWVTSLVVNPEVDVASVPMTWVMLLMLVGICVWKGVTASVHRWRVGTIIYGILLAVAFRMELSMMRSQGDLLTLPTAILMSVGFAGVVALRRDYLLLVVLIWAIFLLGQPHAIPPSLNVKLAAIMVVTSCLVSLGLNHAVVLSLRTTFRLKEEFRLLSETDALTGLPNRRALLAQLEFACVQSTRSASYFAMLDLDDFKAINERHGHEGGDEVLKALAQELRKLPDLVAKGRLGGEEFGMIALGQDSAAMRLILEGLLAEVRALDVHGARFGFSAGFARIQPGDRAVDVMRRADAALYAAKRRGKGRVVESAPV is encoded by the coding sequence ATGGATTCGACTTTGTATCTTGAGCACGTCAGGGCGATGCTCAGGCGCTCGACGACGAGCCTGCAGGTCGTGGCGATCATCGCCTGGGTCACAAGCCTCGTGGTGAACCCGGAAGTGGACGTTGCGTCGGTCCCGATGACCTGGGTGATGTTGCTGATGCTGGTTGGCATCTGCGTCTGGAAAGGCGTTACCGCCAGCGTCCACAGATGGCGCGTGGGGACGATCATCTATGGGATTCTGCTAGCCGTGGCATTCCGGATGGAATTGTCCATGATGCGCAGCCAGGGCGATCTGTTGACGCTGCCCACGGCAATCCTGATGTCGGTGGGCTTCGCCGGCGTGGTTGCGCTGCGCCGCGACTACCTGCTGCTCGTGGTCTTGATCTGGGCGATCTTCCTGCTCGGACAGCCGCATGCCATTCCACCCAGCCTGAATGTAAAGCTGGCGGCCATCATGGTGGTGACGTCATGCCTGGTCAGCCTGGGTCTCAATCATGCGGTTGTCCTCAGCCTGCGCACGACATTCCGGCTCAAGGAGGAGTTCAGGCTTTTATCCGAAACCGATGCGCTGACCGGATTGCCTAACCGGCGTGCGCTGCTCGCCCAGTTGGAGTTCGCCTGCGTACAGTCCACGCGCAGTGCCTCCTATTTCGCCATGCTGGACCTGGATGACTTCAAAGCGATCAATGAGCGGCATGGCCACGAAGGCGGAGACGAGGTGCTGAAGGCATTGGCGCAGGAATTGCGCAAGCTTCCGGATCTTGTTGCCAAGGGGCGGTTGGGTGGGGAGGAATTCGGGATGATCGCGCTCGGCCAGGATAGTGCGGCGATGCGGTTGATCCTGGAGGGCCTGCTTGCGGAGGTGCGTGCATTGGATGTGCATGGGGCGCGCTTTGGCTTCAGCGCTGGATTCGCCCGGATCCAGCCCGGCGACCGGGCCGTTGACGTGATGCGTCGCGCGGACGCGGCGCTCTACGCGGCCAAGCGTCGTGGCAAGGGACGCGTGGTGGAATCGGCGCCAGTCTAG
- a CDS encoding TFIIB-type zinc ribbon-containing protein produces the protein MSNTQGPPPLPPPPVPASPGPGSPQDVPPLPGELGVDPTTLPGPIRDELLAPDPQAIDTASDELKDGLNRCPKCGSTDIRQRAGTDLLICLYCRHEWRGERVEEAFGFGEGIDQLSGTVIASGARDIAADAASLMTFKCTGCGAEVTVNTDHAMTARCHWCRHVFGVNEQIPNGAVPDAVLPFHIKQDDAVARIRQFVDKRRLFALKAFKEQFTPENVVGVYLPYMIVDGNVSADVAGHGEVETRRYTRGNDKNKQTYYDADVYRIDRHVDFTVDDLPIESSATRGNLDTGTNTNNIINAILPFDTKNAVKWNASYLSGFTSEKRDRDVEQLRPRLEDQLLSIARAQVHASVARFDRGVRWEQERLAVHGTRWVAMYLPVWLYSYHQPGRNGGMLHYIAVNGRTGETMGSVPIQQWKLLSVALTVGTFLEGAALWFLAHAS, from the coding sequence ATGTCGAATACGCAGGGTCCACCCCCGCTGCCACCACCGCCGGTTCCGGCCAGCCCCGGCCCCGGCTCGCCGCAGGACGTTCCGCCGTTGCCGGGCGAGCTGGGCGTCGATCCCACCACGCTGCCCGGGCCGATCCGCGACGAACTGCTGGCGCCCGATCCACAGGCCATCGACACCGCCAGCGACGAACTCAAGGACGGCCTCAACCGTTGTCCGAAGTGCGGTTCAACCGACATCCGCCAGCGTGCCGGTACCGACCTGCTGATCTGCCTGTATTGCCGCCACGAATGGCGTGGCGAACGTGTGGAGGAGGCGTTCGGCTTCGGCGAGGGCATCGACCAGCTCAGCGGCACGGTCATCGCTTCTGGTGCGCGCGATATCGCGGCCGATGCTGCCAGCCTGATGACGTTCAAGTGCACTGGCTGCGGTGCCGAAGTGACGGTCAACACCGACCACGCGATGACGGCACGCTGCCACTGGTGCCGGCATGTGTTCGGCGTCAACGAGCAGATTCCCAACGGCGCGGTGCCAGATGCGGTGCTGCCGTTCCACATCAAGCAGGACGATGCGGTGGCGCGCATTCGCCAGTTCGTCGACAAGCGACGGCTGTTCGCATTGAAGGCCTTCAAGGAACAGTTCACGCCGGAGAACGTGGTCGGCGTCTACCTGCCCTACATGATCGTCGACGGCAACGTGAGCGCGGACGTTGCTGGCCACGGCGAGGTCGAGACGCGTCGGTATACCCGCGGCAATGACAAGAACAAGCAGACCTACTACGACGCCGACGTGTACCGCATCGACCGGCACGTGGACTTTACCGTCGACGACCTGCCGATTGAGTCGTCCGCCACGCGTGGCAACCTGGATACAGGCACCAACACCAACAACATCATCAACGCCATCCTGCCGTTCGACACCAAGAACGCGGTGAAGTGGAACGCGTCCTACCTGTCCGGCTTCACCTCGGAGAAGCGTGACCGTGACGTGGAGCAACTGCGCCCGCGCCTGGAAGACCAGCTGCTGTCGATCGCACGCGCGCAGGTGCATGCGTCGGTGGCCCGCTTCGATCGCGGCGTGCGCTGGGAGCAGGAGCGCCTGGCCGTGCACGGCACGCGCTGGGTGGCGATGTACCTGCCGGTGTGGCTGTATTCCTACCACCAGCCCGGCCGCAACGGCGGCATGCTGCACTACATCGCGGTCAATGGCCGCACCGGAGAGACGATGGGCAGCGTGCCGATCCAGCAGTGGAAGCTGCTCAGCGTGGCGTTGACCGTGGGCACGTTCCTGGAAGGCGCTGCCCTCTGGTTCCTGGCGCACGCATCATGA